GCCAGAAAGGCTATGAATGATGCCTGTATCATAACCAACCCCAAAAGACCCAGCCAAAGTGATGTAGAGGAGATATTCAAAAATGCGCTCTGATTCAGATGATAACTGGGATTCCATCCGGGAGAAAATAATTGGATTAGGCGAGCAATCCATTAGGAAGAGTTACTATCCTGAGTTGCAACAGCGCCTTTCTGAACTGGAAAGATTCCGGGCACTACTGGATGAAACTAACGAGGCGATTTTCCTCTGCGAAGTCCCCTCCGGCCGTTTTGCAGATGTTAATAAATCAGCCTGCCAGCAACTGGGATACTCCTCCAGCCAAATGCTGGGCATGAGAGTGGATGACATTATTGCCCCGGATAAAATGGAGGAAATGAGGACCATAATCTTCAGTTTATTTGATGGGAAACACCTTCAAAACCGTAAAACCATTGAAACAGTTCTAATGGGGGGTGACAGTTCCCAGACCAATGTGGAGATGAGTATCAGCCTGGTAAGGTTTGGGGATGCCTTTTATACGGTAATGGTGGCTCATGATATCACCGAGAGGAAAATATTCGAAGATGCCCTCAAGTCTTCACTCCAGGAGAAGGAAGTTTTGATTAAGGAGA
This genomic window from Methanobacterium formicicum contains:
- a CDS encoding sensor histidine kinase, with amino-acid sequence MRSDSDDNWDSIREKIIGLGEQSIRKSYYPELQQRLSELERFRALLDETNEAIFLCEVPSGRFADVNKSACQQLGYSSSQMLGMRVDDIIAPDKMEEMRTIIFSLFDGKHLQNRKTIETVLMGGDSSQTNVEMSISLVRFGDAFYTVMVAHDITERKIFEDALKSSLQEKEVLIKEIHHRVKNNMQIISSLLNLQKQYVNDEEAVNVLKESQNRVKSMAMIH